A region from the Parcubacteria group bacterium ADurb.Bin159 genome encodes:
- a CDS encoding RNA recognition motif codes for MEKKLYVGSLSYNTTENSLKDFFSQAGTVESVTIIMDKMSGRSKGFGFVEMSSEEEAKKAIEMFDGKELDGRSIRVSEARPMKERPQRRNFDYRR; via the coding sequence ATGGAAAAGAAACTTTATGTAGGCAGTTTATCTTATAATACTACGGAAAATTCTTTAAAAGATTTTTTTTCTCAAGCAGGTACTGTGGAATCAGTCACTATTATTATGGATAAAATGTCTGGCAGGTCAAAAGGTTTTGGTTTTGTGGAAATGTCTAGCGAAGAAGAGGCTAAAAAAGCCATAGAAATGTTTGATGGAAAGGAATTAGACGGGAGAAGCATTAGGGTAAGCGAAGCAAGACCAATGAAAGAAAGACCTCAAAGAAGAAACTTTGATTATCGTAGATAA